The following are encoded in a window of Phocoena phocoena chromosome 2, mPhoPho1.1, whole genome shotgun sequence genomic DNA:
- the RSL24D1 gene encoding probable ribosome biogenesis protein RLP24: MRIEKCYFCSGPIYPGHGMMFVRNDCKVFRFCKSKCHKNFKKKRNPRKVRWTKAFRKAAGKELTVDNSFEFEKRRNEPVRYQRELWNKTIDAMKRVEEIKQKRQATFIMNRLKKNKELQKVQDIKEVKQNIHLIRAPLAGKEKQLEDRMVQKLQQDVDMEDVS; encoded by the exons ATGCGGATTGAGAAGTGTTATTTCTGTTCGGGTCCTATTTACCCAGGCCACGGCATGATGTTCGTTCGCAACGATTGCAAG GTGTTCAGATTCTGTAAATCCAAGTgtcataaaaactttaaaaagaagcgCAATCCTCGCAAGGTCAGGTGGACCAAAGCATTCCGGAAAGCAGCTGGTAAAGAGCTCACAGTG GATAATTCATTTGAATTTGAAAAACGTAGAAATGAACCTGTCAGATACCAGCGAGAGCTGTGGAATAAAACCA ttgatGCAATGAAGAGAGTTGAAGAGATCAAACAGAAACGCCAGGCTACATTTATAATGAACAg gttgaagaaaaataaagaactacAGAAAGTTCAGGACATTAAAGAAGTGAAGCAAAACATCCATCTTATCCGGGCCCCTCTTGCAG gcaaagaaaagcagctggaagacagaatggtgcagAAATTACAACAGGATGTGGACATGGAAGATGTTTCTTAG